From a region of the Thermus albus genome:
- a CDS encoding metallophosphoesterase family protein, which yields MRYLVLSDIHGNWPALEAVLEAAPPFDRVLFLGDAVGYYPDGDRVLDWLMEVEAQCVLGNHDAWLLALDRLPKEGVILEILAWQRKRLSQRHLDFLASWPWQKEVDGAFLVHGSPCDPLEYLDELELARQAFACTEHRLTFHGHTHLAGAFLELSGPRPWVRYQRFTQGGELLLPPTVRALVNPGSVGQPRDHAPGAAFALWEGDRISFFRVDYDLEAVAHRLAEEGFPPWLYTRLTLGE from the coding sequence GTGCGTTACCTGGTCCTCTCCGACATCCACGGCAACTGGCCCGCCCTGGAGGCCGTGCTGGAGGCCGCACCCCCCTTTGACCGGGTGCTTTTCCTGGGGGATGCCGTGGGCTACTACCCGGATGGGGACCGGGTGTTGGACTGGCTCATGGAGGTGGAGGCCCAGTGCGTTCTGGGCAACCATGACGCCTGGCTTCTAGCCTTGGACCGCCTGCCAAAGGAGGGGGTGATCCTGGAGATCCTGGCCTGGCAACGGAAGAGGCTTTCCCAAAGGCACCTGGATTTCCTCGCCTCCTGGCCCTGGCAGAAAGAGGTGGATGGGGCGTTTTTGGTGCACGGCAGCCCCTGTGACCCCCTGGAGTACCTGGATGAGCTGGAACTGGCCCGCCAGGCCTTCGCCTGTACCGAGCACCGCCTCACCTTTCACGGGCACACCCATCTGGCGGGAGCTTTCTTGGAGCTTTCCGGACCCCGCCCCTGGGTGCGCTACCAGCGCTTCACCCAGGGAGGGGAGCTCCTCCTGCCCCCCACGGTGCGGGCCTTGGTGAATCCGGGTTCCGTGGGCCAACCCCGTGACCATGCGCCGGGGGCGGCCTTTGCCCTGTGGGAAGGGGACCGGATCTCCTTTTTCCGGGTGGATTACGACCTGGAGGCAGTGGCCCACCGCCTGGCGGAGGAAGGCTTTCCCCCATGGCTCTACACCCGGCTGACCCTTGGGGAATAA
- a CDS encoding tetratricopeptide repeat protein, producing the protein MVRMLLPSLGPFHILHPRYNAATVLALLEEARPKVVYLASHSEVELEGGLWREEDPLLFHLLPWAEERGIPVVALDEEAHLKGEAEAFRQALAQHPLGKPHLERMRGFDQELLQLLRLPLTPEDLGSEGFLSRLRQVYGGFVQAFGEGPATGFRARRMEGVVKALKGKEGAVVAELLDYLFLSERLPLALPKVHEPTEAERQRALLDRAWQLKEGDDWVGLLEGLFQIGSPEALYLAAQIYLAAGEWREALALMEEVFRMDFQHPGYLPGYVLARFGQLLDLAGERERALRAYRGVLALSWAPEEARSVALAGLRSPFRLPS; encoded by the coding sequence ATGGTAAGGATGCTGCTTCCTTCTCTTGGGCCCTTCCACATCCTGCATCCACGCTACAACGCCGCCACCGTTTTGGCCCTTTTGGAGGAGGCCCGCCCCAAGGTTGTGTACCTGGCCTCCCACTCAGAGGTGGAACTGGAAGGGGGCCTTTGGCGGGAGGAAGACCCGCTTCTTTTCCATCTCCTGCCTTGGGCGGAGGAAAGGGGAATCCCGGTGGTGGCCCTGGACGAGGAGGCGCACCTCAAAGGGGAGGCCGAGGCTTTCCGCCAGGCCCTGGCCCAGCATCCCTTGGGCAAGCCCCATCTGGAGAGGATGCGGGGTTTTGACCAGGAGCTTTTGCAGCTACTTAGGCTTCCCCTTACCCCAGAGGACCTAGGCTCCGAGGGCTTCCTCTCCCGCTTACGCCAGGTGTATGGGGGTTTCGTTCAGGCTTTTGGGGAAGGGCCAGCCACGGGGTTTCGGGCCAGGCGGATGGAGGGGGTGGTGAAGGCCCTAAAGGGCAAGGAGGGGGCGGTGGTAGCCGAGCTTCTGGACTACCTTTTCCTTTCGGAGCGCTTGCCCTTGGCCTTGCCCAAGGTCCATGAGCCCACGGAGGCCGAGCGCCAAAGGGCCCTTTTGGATCGGGCCTGGCAGCTTAAGGAAGGGGACGACTGGGTAGGGCTTCTGGAGGGGCTTTTCCAGATTGGAAGTCCTGAGGCCCTTTACCTGGCGGCCCAGATCTACCTGGCAGCGGGGGAGTGGCGGGAGGCCCTGGCCCTCATGGAGGAGGTCTTCCGCATGGACTTCCAGCACCCCGGGTATCTTCCGGGCTACGTGTTGGCGCGTTTCGGCCAACTCCTGGACCTGGCGGGGGAAAGGGAACGGGCCTTGAGGGCCTACCGGGGGGTTTTGGCCCTCTCCTGGGCCCCTGAGGAGGCGAGGTCCGTTGCCTTGGCGGGATTGAGAAGCCCGTTTCGGCTTCCTTCCTGA
- the thrS gene encoding threonine--tRNA ligase: MVVYLPDGKALEVEEGATAWDVARAIGPGLAKAAVGALVNGELYDLLKPLPPGAQVKILTEKDPEYQLLFRHTLAHVLAQAVKEFFAEKGYDPESVKLGVGPVIEKGFYYDIDAPEPISEEDLPAIEERMRAIIAKDLPLRRYVLPREVALSRYQGQDPYKTELILDLPEEEEISFYQQGDETYGFTDLCRGPHVPSTGRIPPHFKLTHVAGAYWRGDETRPMLQRVYGVAFRTAEELKEYLWQLEEAKKRDHRRLGRELELFLIDPMVGKGLVLWLPKGNVIREELVAFMREEQVKRGYQLVTTPHIGSLELYRTSGHYPYYAESQFPPISFKERGEEEEYLLKPMNCPHHIRIYAFKKRSYRELPLRLAEFGTVYRYEKAGELLGLTRVRGFTQDDAHLFCTPEQVKEEFLGVLDLVLKVLSTLGLKDYRARIGTRDPKNEKYVGDEAKWSLAERQIEEAALEAGLHYTVEEGDAAFYGPKLDFVVKDALGREWQLGTIQVDYNLPERFGLTYVGPDGAEHRPVMIHRAPFGSLERFIGILIEHFAGNFPLWLSPVQMVVVPVSEKQEDYAKEVVSKLKEAGLRAEADLRPERMQARIRDAEVGKVPYILVVGDKEKAEGTVSVRRRLRGNLGTMPLAAFLEGALKEYRERLLEPAF; this comes from the coding sequence ATGGTGGTCTACCTACCGGATGGAAAGGCCCTCGAGGTGGAGGAGGGCGCCACCGCCTGGGACGTGGCCCGGGCCATAGGCCCGGGGCTGGCCAAGGCCGCCGTGGGCGCCTTGGTGAACGGGGAGCTTTACGACCTCCTCAAGCCCCTTCCCCCGGGGGCCCAGGTCAAGATCCTCACCGAGAAGGACCCCGAGTACCAGCTCCTCTTCCGCCACACCCTGGCCCACGTGCTGGCCCAGGCGGTGAAGGAGTTCTTTGCCGAAAAGGGCTACGATCCGGAAAGCGTGAAGCTAGGGGTGGGGCCGGTGATAGAAAAGGGCTTCTACTACGACATAGACGCCCCCGAGCCCATCTCCGAGGAAGACCTCCCCGCCATAGAGGAAAGGATGCGGGCCATCATCGCCAAAGACCTCCCCTTGCGCCGCTACGTGTTGCCCCGGGAGGTGGCCCTTTCCCGCTACCAGGGCCAGGACCCCTACAAGACCGAGCTCATCCTGGACCTGCCCGAGGAGGAGGAGATCAGCTTCTACCAGCAGGGGGACGAGACTTACGGCTTCACCGACCTCTGCCGCGGGCCCCATGTGCCCTCCACGGGCCGCATCCCTCCCCATTTCAAGCTCACCCACGTGGCCGGGGCCTACTGGCGGGGGGACGAAACCAGGCCCATGCTGCAACGGGTCTACGGGGTGGCCTTCCGCACTGCGGAGGAGCTCAAAGAGTACCTCTGGCAACTGGAGGAGGCCAAGAAGCGGGACCACCGCCGCTTGGGACGGGAGCTGGAACTATTCCTCATAGACCCCATGGTGGGGAAGGGTCTGGTGCTATGGCTTCCCAAGGGCAACGTGATCCGCGAGGAACTGGTTGCCTTTATGCGGGAGGAGCAGGTAAAGCGGGGCTACCAGCTGGTCACCACCCCCCATATCGGGAGCCTCGAGCTCTACCGGACCAGCGGCCACTACCCCTACTATGCGGAAAGCCAGTTCCCTCCCATCAGCTTTAAGGAGCGGGGCGAGGAGGAGGAGTACCTCCTGAAGCCCATGAACTGCCCCCACCATATCCGCATCTATGCCTTTAAGAAGCGCTCCTACCGGGAGCTTCCCCTAAGGCTTGCCGAGTTCGGCACCGTCTACCGCTACGAGAAGGCGGGGGAGCTTCTGGGCCTCACGCGGGTTCGGGGCTTCACCCAGGACGACGCCCATCTCTTCTGCACCCCTGAGCAGGTGAAGGAGGAGTTCTTAGGGGTCTTGGATCTGGTGCTGAAGGTGCTTTCCACCCTGGGCCTAAAGGACTATAGAGCCCGTATCGGCACCCGGGACCCCAAAAACGAAAAGTACGTGGGCGACGAGGCCAAATGGTCCTTGGCGGAAAGGCAGATTGAGGAGGCGGCCTTGGAAGCCGGCCTTCACTACACGGTGGAGGAAGGGGATGCCGCCTTCTATGGCCCCAAGCTGGACTTCGTGGTCAAAGACGCCTTGGGCAGGGAGTGGCAGCTGGGTACCATCCAGGTGGACTACAACCTGCCCGAGCGCTTCGGCCTCACGTATGTGGGGCCGGATGGGGCCGAGCACCGCCCCGTCATGATCCACCGCGCCCCCTTCGGCTCCTTGGAGCGCTTCATCGGCATCCTGATAGAGCACTTTGCCGGGAACTTCCCCCTGTGGCTTTCCCCGGTGCAAATGGTGGTGGTCCCGGTTTCGGAAAAGCAGGAGGACTACGCCAAGGAGGTGGTCTCTAAGCTCAAAGAGGCGGGCCTCAGGGCCGAAGCCGACCTGCGCCCTGAGCGCATGCAGGCCCGCATCCGCGACGCCGAGGTGGGGAAGGTGCCCTACATCCTGGTGGTGGGGGACAAGGAAAAGGCCGAGGGCACGGTGAGCGTCCGCAGGCGGCTTC
- a CDS encoding MFS transporter produces the protein MWKGPREGSSILTILDLRERNYRLAVLNGWSVWLGDTLLNPNIVLTSFAAKLGAPGALIGLLPALLQAGGMIPQAFLASYVARFPRKILLYRRVAALRLSGVLLMALSAFSLGSWPGLLLTGFLLGLLLNALFTGVSSLPFWEVVAKTTPKERRAHLFSARNLVGGLLAFLAGFGVREILALPLPFPLPYALLFALGALAFGLGWYLFGLTEEPEEPPRTHKLDLWLPLQKPGFRRYLRVRILLGLAGMAEPFYAVYAVRALGQGKELGLYLSLYALSFTLSNLLWAKLGKRSSKGVLQAGSFLALFAPLLALLLPPPFFGLVFLLQGAYLAALGLATTTYLLNLAPPEERSAHIGLANTVAGLFAFSTVLGGWLSDRLGFPTLFLLAAFFYAWALYAGRKLPQEG, from the coding sequence ATGTGGAAGGGCCCAAGAGAAGGAAGCAGCATCCTTACCATCTTAGACCTTAGGGAAAGGAACTACCGCCTAGCGGTGCTCAACGGCTGGTCGGTGTGGCTGGGGGATACCCTTTTAAACCCCAACATCGTTCTCACCAGCTTCGCCGCCAAGCTGGGGGCCCCGGGAGCCTTGATCGGCCTTCTGCCCGCCTTGCTCCAGGCGGGGGGCATGATCCCCCAGGCCTTTTTGGCCTCCTACGTGGCCCGGTTTCCCCGGAAAATCCTCCTGTACCGGCGGGTTGCTGCCCTAAGGCTTTCCGGAGTACTTCTCATGGCCTTGTCCGCCTTCTCCCTGGGGAGCTGGCCTGGCCTGCTCCTAACGGGCTTCCTCCTCGGGCTTCTCTTGAACGCCCTTTTCACTGGGGTTTCCAGCCTTCCCTTCTGGGAGGTGGTGGCCAAGACCACCCCCAAGGAGCGCCGGGCCCACCTCTTTTCCGCCCGGAACCTGGTGGGAGGGCTCCTGGCCTTCCTGGCGGGGTTTGGGGTGCGGGAAATCCTGGCCCTTCCCCTCCCCTTTCCCCTGCCCTACGCCCTCCTCTTCGCCCTAGGAGCCTTGGCCTTCGGCCTGGGGTGGTACCTCTTTGGCCTCACGGAGGAACCCGAGGAACCCCCCAGGACCCATAAGCTTGACCTTTGGCTCCCCCTGCAAAAACCCGGCTTCCGCCGCTACCTACGGGTGCGCATTCTCCTGGGCCTAGCCGGTATGGCCGAGCCCTTCTATGCGGTGTACGCCGTGCGGGCTTTGGGCCAAGGGAAGGAGCTTGGGCTTTACCTCTCCCTTTATGCCCTCTCCTTCACCCTTTCCAACCTGCTTTGGGCCAAGCTGGGAAAGCGTAGCTCCAAGGGGGTGCTTCAGGCTGGGTCGTTCCTAGCCCTTTTCGCTCCCCTTCTGGCCCTTCTCCTGCCTCCCCCCTTTTTTGGCCTGGTCTTTCTGCTGCAAGGAGCCTACTTGGCCGCCTTGGGCCTTGCCACCACCACCTACCTTCTAAACCTGGCCCCCCCGGAGGAACGCAGCGCCCATATCGGCCTCGCCAACACCGTGGCCGGGCTCTTTGCCTTCTCTACCGTGCTGGGAGGATGGCTATCGGACCGGTTGGGCTTTCCCACCCTCTTCCTCCTGGCGGCCTTCTTCTACGCCTGGGCCCTTTATGCGGGCAGGAAGTTGCCGCAAGAGGGATAA
- a CDS encoding DNA polymerase III subunit delta' encodes MALHPADPWGIIGHEAVLELLPRLGASTLLFSGPEGVGRRRVARWYAWGLNRGFPPPALGEHPDLLEIGPKERGLKGQGEIRLEEVEPLFAWFATHPRERVKVAILDSAHLLTEAAANALLKLLEEPPSYGRIVLIAPGRATLLPTLASRVLEVAFPPVPAEKLYPLTQDPELLAYAAGAPGRLLRALADLPAFRARMEKAKEVGRRPPLVKVALLKELLEEEEGFFALYTAFRHSPRALLALEAAREALERYVSPDLVLARLALDLET; translated from the coding sequence ATGGCTCTACACCCGGCTGACCCTTGGGGAATAATCGGCCACGAGGCCGTTTTGGAGCTGTTGCCCCGGCTTGGGGCCTCCACCTTGCTCTTCTCGGGTCCGGAAGGGGTGGGGAGGCGCCGGGTGGCCCGTTGGTATGCCTGGGGGCTCAACCGGGGGTTTCCCCCCCCTGCCCTGGGGGAGCACCCCGACCTCCTGGAGATCGGCCCCAAGGAGCGGGGCCTGAAGGGGCAGGGGGAGATCCGCCTCGAGGAGGTGGAACCCCTTTTTGCCTGGTTTGCCACCCATCCCCGGGAGCGGGTCAAGGTGGCCATCCTGGACTCGGCCCACCTCCTCACCGAGGCTGCGGCCAACGCCCTGTTGAAGCTTCTGGAAGAACCTCCTTCCTACGGGCGCATCGTCCTCATCGCCCCAGGCCGCGCCACCCTTCTTCCCACCCTGGCCAGCCGGGTCCTGGAGGTGGCCTTCCCTCCGGTTCCCGCGGAGAAGCTTTACCCCTTGACCCAGGATCCCGAGCTGCTGGCCTACGCCGCTGGGGCCCCGGGCCGTCTTTTGCGGGCGCTGGCAGACCTCCCGGCCTTCCGGGCCCGGATGGAAAAGGCCAAGGAGGTGGGGCGCAGGCCGCCTTTGGTAAAGGTGGCCCTCCTTAAGGAGCTTCTAGAAGAAGAGGAGGGATTCTTCGCCCTCTACACCGCTTTTCGCCACTCGCCCCGGGCGCTTTTGGCCCTAGAGGCGGCCCGGGAAGCCTTGGAGCGCTATGTGAGCCCGGACCTGGTCCTGGCCCGCTTGGCCTTAGACTTGGAAACATGA